In Flavobacterium sp. GSB-24, the genomic window TTTGCTGCACTTGACGAAAACGGCTGTTCAAGAAATAAATCTGAAGATTAAATGACCAGCGTTCCATCTGATGATAGAAATCATCTAAATACGGATTATCAACTACATCTTCATAATGAGGTTCCCATTTAAAATGTTTCGCTAATAATTTGGTCAAAGTAGTTTTTCCTGCGCCTATGTTTCCTGCTATTGCTATGTGCATTACGGTGTTACGATTTTATAATTTGATATATCTGTAGATGTAAAAATAGATAAAATTTGGTCTTTGTAATAAAAATTGGTAAAGGTTTTTTCTAAAATTTTAATCTCAGAAATTACATCAGGATTTGCTTTGTTAATCCCTTTAAAATAAAGTAAGCTATCTCTGCTGAAGATATATTGTGAAGGATTTATTATTTCAATTTTATCAAAGTCTTGTATTTTGCCCAATGAAGTAATTTTTCCAAAAATGTCACAAGAAAACCAGTTGTTATTTTTATCGATCCAATAGAAAGTATTAAAATCAGTTTGATAATATTTGATTGGTTCAGTCAGCGGAATTGAAACTGTTTTATATTCATTTTTTAAATAATCAAAAAGACCAATCTGCTGATTTAAAGTGTTGTAAATCCATAATTGATTTTGAGTAGACATCCCGATTCCGGCAACTACAATAGGCGTTGAATTTTGCGAAAAATTAATTTCTGTCATTTTATTCAATTGATTATCCAATAAAACGACGCTATTAAAGTCTTCATAAAACAAAACTATTTTCAGCGGATTTTGTAAATCGACTTTTGTAATTTTTCCCAGAGAAACATTTTTATATTCAAATATCTCTTTCCCTTTAATTTTACTAAAAACATTATTTGTTATCTGATAAGAATAACCAAAAGAATCGTATCCTAAAAATTGTTCAGCTTCATTTTTATAATGAGAAATTAATTTCGGATTTATGCTGGCTTCCTGAGCAGTCAATGCATTAAAAGTGCAGAAAAGAAATAAAAAATATACAAGTTTTTGCACAGTTTCACGCATTAGAAATAAATTTACAAGAGTGCAAATTACAAAAATCCCTCATTAGAAGTTCAATTTTAGCATTTAAACCTTTTTTAATTCTAATAGTCTAAAAAATAAGGGCTTCTGTCTATGCCGTGCGGCTATTAATATATTTAATTTTTAGTACTTTTAAATTAATAATACATTTGATTGTAAGTTTCTCGGATTTACTCACTTTTAAAGAAAATGAAATGAAGAAAATATTTTTTTATATGACATTGATACTTGTTGGTACACAAATTCAAGCTCAAAAAGATTTTCAGGGAATGGCAGTTTATGAGTCAAAAACTCAAGCGCCAAAGTTTGAAGGAATGCGCGGAAACAGAGACATTACGCCAGAGATGCAAAAGAATATGGAAGAGCGTATGAAAAAAATGCTTGAGAAAACATTTATTCTAAACTTCGATAAATCGGCATCAATTTATAAAGAGGAGGAAAAATTAGAAGCTCCTGGACAGCAAGGCGGTATGCGTATTATGATGAACTCTTTCATGGGAGGCGGAGGCACTTTCTACAAAGACGTGAAAACAAAATCGTATACCGTTGATAAAGAATTTATGGGAAAAGAATTTTTAGTTGTCGATTCGCTGCCGAAATTAAACTGGAAGCTAGAGCAGGAAACCAAACAAATTGGCGGTTACAATTGTTTTAAAGCAACAGCAGTAAAAGAAGCAAGTAAAACCGATTTTAGAAACTTCCGACCTAAAAATAATGATGATAAAAAAGAAGAACCAAAGAAGACTTCTGGAGACACAAAAACCAATTTTGAGGATAACTTTGAGATGCCAAAAGAAATTGTTGTAACGGCTTGGTATACACCAGAGATTCCTGTAAACCAAGGACCAGAGAATTATTGGGGACTTCCGGGTTTGATTTTGGAAGTAAATGATGGAAGAACAACTATTTTATGTTCTAAAATTGTTTTGAATGCAAAGGATAAAGTAGAAATAAAACCTTCTAAAAAAGGGAAAGTAATTTCTCAAAAAGATTACGACGAAACAGTAATTAAAAAAATGGAAGAATTTAGAGAAATGAACCGTGGTCGCGCCGGCGGGCCACCTCCAATGGGAAGATAAATTTCTGGCATTTATTATTTATTCTAAGTATTCTTTTAATGAGCAAATTATATCTTTTCTTAGCTTTTTTAATTACTTCTGTTTCTTTTTCACAAAGTATTCGTTTTGATGGATTTATTCAAGACGAACAAAAAAATCCGTTGGAGATGGCCAATATTATGGCTGTAAATACAGCTACAAAAGCAATGGACTCTTACGGAATTACCAATGATAAAGGAAAATTCCAGCTGACTTTAAAACCGAATACTGTTTATACAATCAAAGTTAGTTACCTCGGAATGAAATCGAAAGAAATCGCCGTAACAACTAAAGCTGAAAACATGAACCAGAATATTGTGTTGGATGGAGCAGGAATTGAATTGGAAGGTGTTGAAATTGTACGCGAAATGCCCGTTTCTATAAAAGGAGATACGATTGTTTATAACGCAGATTCTTTTAAATCAGGAACTGAAAAAAAATTGGAAGATGTCTTGAAAAAACTACCTGGCGTTGAGGTAAATGCCGACGGAGAAATTGAAGTGGAAGGAAAAAAAGTCAGTAAATTGATGGTTGAAGGAAAAGATTTTTTTGACGGAGATACTAAATTAGGCGTAAAAAATATTCCCGCAGATGCCATTGATAAAATCCAAGTTCTTAGAAATTATAATGAAGTCAGTGCATTAAAAGGTCTGGAAAACGATCAAGACAATGTGGCGATGAATATTAAACTAAAAGATGGAAAGAAGAACTTTTGGTTTGGAGATGTTACCGCAGGAATTGGCGTTGGAGAATTAGACAGCCGTTATATAATTAACCCAAAACTATTTTATTACAGTCCGAAATACAGCATCAATTTAATTACCAATTTTAATAATATTGGAGAATTACCTTTAACGGCACAGGATTATTTTAAGTTCACCGGAGGATTCAAAAATCTAATGAAAAAAGGTGGAAGCAGTTTTAATGTTTCGTCAAACGATTTAGGAATTTCATTGCTTCGAAATAATCGCGCTAAAGAAATTGAAACAAAATTTGGCGCAACAAACTTTGCTTATTCAGTCAATAAAGCTTGGAATATCAGTGGTTTCGGAATTCTTTCTACTTCAAAAACAGAATTAGAAACCAAATCTCAGACTACATTTTTAAATTCTGGAAATCAGGAAAAAAGAGACGAAAATACAAGTCAAAAGAATAACTTGGGACTTTTCAAATTAAGTTCGACTTACAAACCAAACGATAAATTTCAGTTTGATTATGATATCTTAACCAAGTTGACCAAACAAGAAGAATTTTCAGATTTATTTAGAGAACAGATTGTACAGAACCAATCTACTCCAGAAACTATTTTTACAACAAAAAAGCAAGATCCAACTTCGATTAATCAGAACTTGAGTTTGTATTACACGCAAAGCGATAAAAATATTTTTGCTTTTGAAATGCAGCATTTGTACCAAGACGAGAATCCTTTTTACAATGCCAATCTGGAGACGCTTCCTTTTCGTTTGTCAGGATTTGTTAAACAAGATCGAAATGATTACAATCAAAATCGTTTTGTAAAAACCAATAAACTAGATGCTAAACTGGATTACTATTATATGGTAACGCCAAAAAGCAATATCAATATTACTTTAGGAAATACGTATTCGTATCAAAACTTCAATTCTCATATTTTCCAAATATTGGATAACGGAACACGAAATGATTTGAATGATTCGGCGAATAACAATGATGTAGATTATAGATTTAATGATGCTTTTCTAGGCTTTCATTATAAAATCTTAGCGGGAAAATTTACTTTAACACCAGGAGTCAGCCTGCATTCTTACCAAATGACAAACGGACAATTAGGAAGCGATTATTCTCAAAGTTTTACCAAATTACTGCCGGATTTCTTTGCTTTATATCAAATTAAAAAATCAGAAACATTGACTTATAATTTCTCATTAACCAATGATTTTACAGATGTTAATCAGTTGGCAGCAGGTTATGTTTTGTCCAATTACAGCAATTTGTTTCATGGAAATCGATTTTTAGAAAATGCCACTTCGCAAGTGCATTCGCTTCGTTATTTCAAGTATAATATGTTCAATTTTGAAAATATTTTTGCCAATGCAACTTACACGAGAAAAGTAGATGCTATTAAAACGAAAGCAGATTTTGATGGAATTAACCAATCTTCAGTTCCATACAATTCAAATTTAGCCGATGAAACTTTTTCTGGAATGGGATCTTATGGACGTTCGTTTTTAAAAAATTACAAAGCATCGGCAAGTGCGAGTATCAACTGGTCAAAGTTCAATAATATTCAAGATAACGAATTGAGAACAACCGAAAGTTTTGTGCAGAGTTACACCGTAAAAGCATCAACAAATTATAAAAAACTCCCGAATATCGAATTTGGGTACAATCTTTTGGTGAATAAATACAGCGGTTCTACCTTTTATACCGATAAACCATTTGCTCGATTAGATTACTATTTCTTAGATAGTTTTTCGTTTGTTTCGGAGTATGAATTTTACCATTATTACAACGGAGATAAAACGGTCGATAATGAATATGATTTCTTAAGTGCCAGTTTAATTTATCAAAAGAAAAACAGTAAATGGGAGTATAAAATTTCGGCAACCAACTTGTTAAATACAAGATATTTGAACGATGATAATTTTACGCAATTCTCTACAAGAGTTTCTCAATATACCGTACAGCCCCGATACATCATCTTTTCGATGAAATATAATTTATAGTAATAGAATTGGTTTAATTTTATAAATAAGGTGTTTATTTAAATAAGAATGGAATATCTTTACATGAATATTAACAGCCAAATTTTTATATTATGCGCAATTTTATTTGGAGTTTATTGCTATTTACTTCGGCAATTTCTATGTCTTTTTCTCAAGAAAATAATGAAAAAGGAACCTATTTATCTACAAACAAAGGCCAGAAAATCAAATTAAATTTATTGGATGGTAATAAATATGAACTTGTATTTTATTCAGGTGACTATGAGGTAAAAGGAGATTCATTGCTGTTTGCTAAAAACACAGCTGCAGCAACTAATTTTGATCTTTCTTTTAAAGTAGATAAAAAAGCTAAAAGCATAAAAGTAAAATTCTTAGATCCTTCGTACTATTCCTTTTATATAGGAACTCAAAAAGGTAAAGAAGAAATTAAATACCAAAGAATTTCAGACATTAAAACGAAGATAGATCCAGAATGGAAGGAAACTGATCTTACTTTTGAAATTGAAAAAGCAGACTTTTTATATTTAGTATTTGAAGATAATTACAACCCAACGACGGTTAATAAATATGCATTGCCAAAAGATGTTTCTGAAATAACAATTGGTTATGAATTGGCAGTTTTGGGAGATTTGAAAATTTCAGGATTTTTTGATAGAAAAACCAATCAATTGATAATCTCTGAAAAATCAGGATTAAATCCTTTAGTTTTTACTAATGAAAAAGATCCTCAGCCAGCAGCCAAAACTTCAAAAGTTACTCCTCTAGAAAGTTTGTCTATTGCAAATTGGACTTATCCAGGTAAAGAAAATGTTTTGGTGAACGAAGATTTTGGGACAGGACTTGTTGCAAAAGATAGTGTTGTGGTTGCCGTTGAAGATGTAGCAACTCCAGCTTATACACAATATGATTTTAAATTAAAAATTGAAAATAATCTGAACAAAGCCATTTCGGCGACTAAAGAATCAAACAATAATAAGTTTTTAGGAGTTTATGTCAATAGTAAAAAAGAAGCAAAAGAGAGTTTTGATTTATTTATAAAAGATCAAGAAACTCAAGCAGGATATAGTATGTACAATGCTTATAATCCTGTTTACGATGTTTTTAATTATTATTTGGCTGGAGCCGATGATAAAAAATGGCTCAAAAACAATAAAATAACAAATGATCCAAGCGTATTGGTATTGAACGGTCAAGGCAATATACTAGCAGTTGCAAAATCTGATTTAGAAGCTCAGAAATATCAATTTAGTTATTATGGTGATTTTTATCGCAAACTTCTGCGAACAGATGCTTTTTTAGCAATGAATACTGTTTTAAAGAATAAAAAAGCAGGTGATGCCGATATAATTAAGGCTTTTAATAAAGCAGCAATGCTCGAAGCTTCTTATGACTACGATTCAGAAGATGTAGTAACAGATCCTAATTCAACAGAATTTGTATTCACAAAAACACCTTTAGACAAAAAAGAAGTTGCCGCAAGTTGGAAAAAATTAATTGAAGCTCATCAAAAAGATACTAAATCAGATATGTATTTGGTTGAAACAATTGTAAAGGAAATCAAAAACCAAGGATTTACAAAACAGCTTTTTAATGAAGATAAAATTTTAAACGACACCGATTTCTTGGCGATAGACTATTTGCTTAAACATTCTGATGATATAGAAAACAAACGTGCAGAGTTCAATAGTATAGTAGGACAACTTCATAATGTTGGAAGTCCAGTTACTGAAATTTCAAATGCGTTACAGTTAAACCTTTATGCATCTCAAGATGGAGTTACAGGAAATATCAATAAAGAAAAAGTCAATTCTATTTATAAAAAGATAATTGCGTCTGGTAAAGGTAATTTTGATGCTTACCGCAATTATTTTGATTATTTAGGTCAGGTTGAAGACAAAGATGGTTCTAACACAACTTTCTTAAAAGAGTTCAATACCTATTTTGATAATACTTTGGCTGGAACAAGTCCAATTGAAAAATTAGACGCCATTTTTGCAGGATTAGATTCTAGTTCAAGTTATTCTTATGACGGATGGAATATGTTTAAAGAATATCATTCTAACCTAGCAAATACTGCAGCGTGGACTGTAGTGTTGAAACCTCAGAATTCTAACTTTTTAAAAGATGCTATCAAATGGTCTGAATATAGTTTGGTTGTTACTAAAAACAATCCGTATTATTTAGATACTTTGGCGCAGTTGTATTATAAAGACGGGCAAAAGCAAAAAGCAATCGAAACTCAGACTTTAGCAGTGAAATATTTATCTGGTGTGACTGAAGAAGAAACTGCGACTGAAATTAAAGACACGTTAGCAAAAATGCAAAACGGAACATATTAATAAGACTAAGTTCTAAAAGCAAAAAGCCGATTTCTAATTTAAGAAATCGGCTTTTTTATGTTTAGCTAACTAAGATATCTAACAATCTAAGTTAGTCTATAAGTCTAGATTTACAATCCAAATGCAGCTTTTACTTGGTCAACAAAATCAAGTTTTTCCCATGTAAACAACTCAACAGTAACCGTTTTTTCGTTTCCGCCTGGAGCAGAGAAAGTTTTAGTTACAGTTTCTGGTTTACGTCCCATGTGTCCGTAAGCAGCAGTTTCGCTGTAGATAGGGTTTCTTAATTTTAAACGCTGCTCGATAAAGTAAGGACGCATATCGAAGATAGCTTCTACTTTTTTAGCGATTTCACCGTTTGTTAAGTTTACTTTTGAAGTTCCGTAAGTTTCAATGAAAATTCCCATTGGCTCAGCAACTCCAATTGCATAAGAAACCTGAACTAAGATTTCATCAGCAACACCTGCAGCAACTAAGTTTTTAGCGATATGACGTGTAGCATAAGCAGCACTTCTATCTACTTTACTTGGATCTTTTCCAGAGAATGCACCACCACCGTGAGCACCTTTTCCACCGTAAGTATCAACGATGATTTTTCTTCCTGTTAAACCAGTATCTCCGTGAGGTCCTCCAATAACGAATTTTCCTGTTGGGTTAATATGGTAGTTGATTTTATCGTTGAATAAATGAGCGTGCTCTGGGTTTTTAGCGATAATTCTTGGAATCAAGATTTCGATAATATCTTTTTTGATTTTAGCAAGCATTGCAGCTTCTTCATCAAAATCGTCATGTTGTGTTGAGATAACAATTGCATCAATACGAGTCGGTTTGTTATCGTCGCTGTATTCTAAAGTTACTTGAGATTTAGCATCTGGACGTAAATAAGTGATTTCTTTGTTTTCACGTCTTAAAATAGCTAACTCTTGTAATAATTTATGAGATAAATCAAGTGCCAAAGGCATGAAGTTTTCAGTTTCGTTTGTAGCGTAACCAAACATCATTCCTTGGTCTCCAGCACCTTGCTCTTCTGGCTTCGCTCTGTCAACCCCTTGATTAATGTCTGCAGACTGCTCGTGAATTGCAGAAAGAATTCCACAAGAATTCGCTTCAAACATATATTCACTTTTAGTATATCCAATTTTACGGATTACCTCACGTGCAATTTGTTGTACATCAAGATAAGTATTCGATTTTACTTCACCTGCTAAAATTACCTGACCTGTAGTAACTAATGTTTCACAAGCTACTTTTGAATCAGCATCAAATGCCAGAAAGTTATCAATTAAAGCATCCGAAATTTGATCTGCAACTTTGTCTGGATGCCCTTCACTAACAGATTCTGACGTAAATAAATAAGCCATAATAATTTATTAAATTAACATTAAGCGAGGAAAAAGTAATTGCTGAAAGTGCTAAAGGAGAGTTCCTGCTTTAGCATTTTTTACTACTGAAATCTATCTTTCAGTATTCATAACGAACCATTTCATTATGAAGAGGTTGCAATCAGTTCAAATTTTTCCTCTGTATTCGGGTGCAAAGGTATAAAACCATTTTGATTTGCAAATTAAAGTTCAACTTTTTTTATTTTTTACAACAGAAATTTAACAAAAACATACTAGATTGATAGGGTAATAGAAATTATTTTGGTTTTTGTTTGGTCGATTAAAAAATAGTTCGCACATTTGCTTCGTTAAAATAACAGAAAGAAATGAAATTTACAATTTGCAATATGATGTCTTGTAAGATGCCGGAGTTATCCGCAGAGACTCTATTGTAGTTTTTTTTCAACAACATATATAGAACCTCTGCAGACCGCAGAGGTTTTTTTTGTTCAAAAAAGAAAGCTGTAAGATTTTTTTTAAGCCAAAAACAACTAATTAATCAGTTAAAAAAATGAAAAAAAATGTACTAATCGTTTTAGGTCTTTTTACATTTTCAGGTATTTATGC contains:
- a CDS encoding carboxypeptidase-like regulatory domain-containing protein, whose amino-acid sequence is MSKLYLFLAFLITSVSFSQSIRFDGFIQDEQKNPLEMANIMAVNTATKAMDSYGITNDKGKFQLTLKPNTVYTIKVSYLGMKSKEIAVTTKAENMNQNIVLDGAGIELEGVEIVREMPVSIKGDTIVYNADSFKSGTEKKLEDVLKKLPGVEVNADGEIEVEGKKVSKLMVEGKDFFDGDTKLGVKNIPADAIDKIQVLRNYNEVSALKGLENDQDNVAMNIKLKDGKKNFWFGDVTAGIGVGELDSRYIINPKLFYYSPKYSINLITNFNNIGELPLTAQDYFKFTGGFKNLMKKGGSSFNVSSNDLGISLLRNNRAKEIETKFGATNFAYSVNKAWNISGFGILSTSKTELETKSQTTFLNSGNQEKRDENTSQKNNLGLFKLSSTYKPNDKFQFDYDILTKLTKQEEFSDLFREQIVQNQSTPETIFTTKKQDPTSINQNLSLYYTQSDKNIFAFEMQHLYQDENPFYNANLETLPFRLSGFVKQDRNDYNQNRFVKTNKLDAKLDYYYMVTPKSNINITLGNTYSYQNFNSHIFQILDNGTRNDLNDSANNNDVDYRFNDAFLGFHYKILAGKFTLTPGVSLHSYQMTNGQLGSDYSQSFTKLLPDFFALYQIKKSETLTYNFSLTNDFTDVNQLAAGYVLSNYSNLFHGNRFLENATSQVHSLRYFKYNMFNFENIFANATYTRKVDAIKTKADFDGINQSSVPYNSNLADETFSGMGSYGRSFLKNYKASASASINWSKFNNIQDNELRTTESFVQSYTVKASTNYKKLPNIEFGYNLLVNKYSGSTFYTDKPFARLDYYFLDSFSFVSEYEFYHYYNGDKTVDNEYDFLSASLIYQKKNSKWEYKISATNLLNTRYLNDDNFTQFSTRVSQYTVQPRYIIFSMKYNL
- the metK gene encoding methionine adenosyltransferase, whose product is MAYLFTSESVSEGHPDKVADQISDALIDNFLAFDADSKVACETLVTTGQVILAGEVKSNTYLDVQQIAREVIRKIGYTKSEYMFEANSCGILSAIHEQSADINQGVDRAKPEEQGAGDQGMMFGYATNETENFMPLALDLSHKLLQELAILRRENKEITYLRPDAKSQVTLEYSDDNKPTRIDAIVISTQHDDFDEEAAMLAKIKKDIIEILIPRIIAKNPEHAHLFNDKINYHINPTGKFVIGGPHGDTGLTGRKIIVDTYGGKGAHGGGAFSGKDPSKVDRSAAYATRHIAKNLVAAGVADEILVQVSYAIGVAEPMGIFIETYGTSKVNLTNGEIAKKVEAIFDMRPYFIEQRLKLRNPIYSETAAYGHMGRKPETVTKTFSAPGGNEKTVTVELFTWEKLDFVDQVKAAFGL
- a CDS encoding GLPGLI family protein, producing the protein MKKIFFYMTLILVGTQIQAQKDFQGMAVYESKTQAPKFEGMRGNRDITPEMQKNMEERMKKMLEKTFILNFDKSASIYKEEEKLEAPGQQGGMRIMMNSFMGGGGTFYKDVKTKSYTVDKEFMGKEFLVVDSLPKLNWKLEQETKQIGGYNCFKATAVKEASKTDFRNFRPKNNDDKKEEPKKTSGDTKTNFEDNFEMPKEIVVTAWYTPEIPVNQGPENYWGLPGLILEVNDGRTTILCSKIVLNAKDKVEIKPSKKGKVISQKDYDETVIKKMEEFREMNRGRAGGPPPMGR